TACTCGCCAGGCGTGAATGCcttgatcaacatcatgttCTCCACAATGTGCTCGATAGCTCCCAGCTCTTCAATCTTCATCTCAGGTGTAATTGTAACATCAGGCTTGGGAATTACTTCTTCAGGAATCTCATTCTTTGTTCGGACCTGGGTGGTTCTTGAACCAGTAGCTCCTCGATCgccctcatcatcagatcCTCCTTCAGCCTGCATGAGCAGGCGTGCGGTCTCTTCCACGCCCAAAAGTTCGTAACCTTCGTTGTCGTCGGAGTCTTCGTCGGAGGAATCAGAGCTGCTTGATTCTGAGGATGATTCGTATGGTGAAGAGTCGACTTCCCATTCGGGGTTATCGCCTTGGTCGTTCTGAAGTGGTACGGTCTCGGTATTCTCTGTAGGAGCTGGCTGAGAAGCAGGAGTTGGGTTTAGACCGCCGATGGCGGCCTCGAGGGCACCTGTGAGAGAAGGAGGGCTTTCGGGTTGATCGACTGCCATGGCATCTGAATCTGCGACTGATGTGGGCTCAGCCTCAGAGGGCTTGGCCtcggcagcagcagatgcTGAAGGCTGGTCTTTGGGGTTATTGGGAGCAGCATCTGTGATCTCGGTATCTTGAACGCTTgcggcagcagcaagaaCGTCGGCGGGCATGGGCGGAAGAGTCTCGTTGGGTTTGGCCTGTCCGAGGCCGGGGATTTGAAAACCGGACATGTTGTATTGCGGGCGTTGTATTATATACTGTCTTGAATAAAACGATAGATGGAAGATTACTCTTGACTCATTGGAAACAGATGAGATGGTAAAAACCAAAAGACAGATTTGAATGCGACAGGCGCAAAAGTTAAGATGAAGAAAAGCAGAAAGTTTCAGAGCGCCTCTTCCGCATGGGTAAAAGACCCTTCCTTACTAGCGCTAGCAAGAAAAAATCAAGGTGAACAATAAAGTGGGGCCCGTCTCCCGGCGCTAGTACCCCACAACACATGCTTCACCGTCGGTGAGCCACGCGCCTCGGTAAAGCCTTAAAGGCACCTCCTGCTGTAAATGTTAGTGCTAGTGTTAGTGGTTAGTGCTGTAGCAGGGCTCCTTCCCCAACTGTTGAAGGAAGCTCCAAATTCCATACCCACCCACATCTTCTCTACCCACTCACTATGACATGACGACAACATTCCTTTCCTTGTAAACCATCAACTCACGTCGAAATCGAAATCGACAGCAACGATGGCTCCAGGTACAGCTCAACAGTCGCAACAGCGGCAGTTTGTGCATCCAACTGCTAGTCATGCCAAGAAAAAGTATGTAGAATACCTATTTCATCCCACTTCGAGAGCTCTACTGACCATGCCTTTCTCAATTTAGAGCTCCAAGCGCATATTCTATGCAACCGATCTCCGCCTTCTACTGGTTCTTCGGTGCCGCTCTCGTATCCGCCTGGTTCGCTCCGATTCAAGATTGCGATGAGACGTTCAATTACTGGGAGCCGACTCACTACTTGTCTCATGGCTATGGTCTTCAGACGTGGGAATATTCTCCAGACTATGCTATCCGCAGTTGGCTCTACATCGTCTTCCACGCTATTATCGGAAACGTGCGCCGAATATTTCCTCACTCGAACAAGGTGAGTTGCATACGATGAAATATACAAAAGAGGTCCATTGACGCTGGATGTTAAGGTTGCCGAATTCTACTTTGTGCGGTTTGGGCTAGCTTTTGTGTGCGCCATCACTCAGACGATCCTTTTCATGGTCACCAGCACCACACTCAACAGCCGTATCGGccttttcttcctcatcgcAACTGTTGCTAGCCCCGGAAACTTCCATGCAAGCACTGCCTACCTTCCATCGAGCTTTGCAATGTACCTGGTCACAGTCGGAGCTGCAGCTTTTATGAATTGGCGAGGTGGTCTCAAGACTTCTCAGGGCATGTTTTggtttgctgctgctggaaTTCTAGGATGGCCCTTTGCTGCTGCGCTTTGCGCGCCGTTCATGCTCGAAGAGCTCATCCTGCTTGTATTTGGTGACAAGACAGCGTTGTGGGAAGCATTTGTTCGCATTGGCCGCGGTGTAGTTTCTGCAATCTTGCTTCTTGTAAGTCTCGTGTTTCTCTACTTCATGGCCGATCTAACATATCTAGGCCGGTGACTACTTTgtcaacctcttcttctaTAAGAAGCCAGTTTCTGTGACATGGAACATTGTCAAGTATAACATCTTTTCATCAAACCATGGCCCAGAGCTATATGGAACAGAACCTTGGACATTCTACTTCAAGAATCTGGCGTTGAACTTCAATCTCTGGTTTGTTCTGGCTCTTGCTGCTCTGCCTCTCTTCATACTCCAGAAGATCATTTCACCATCTGGCCAAGGGTTTCAAACGGGGTTGAGAACCGTTGTGTTTCTCTCCCCCTTCTACATGTGGCTGGCTATCTTCAGCGCACAGCCTCACAAGGAGGAAAGGTTCATGTATCCGGCCTATCCTTTCCTTGCGCTCAACGCAGCCATTTCTCTTCATATGATTTTGACTGCTTTAGGCAACTCTGATCCTAAGACGCTTGTTGGAAAGATTCCTGCCAAGCTGAAGCTCCTGGTTGTCACTCTCACTATGATTCTGTCTATCGATGTCGCCATTTTCCGAGTCTACGGTATCTGGTCCGCTTACTCCGGACCTATGAAGATTTATTCTCCCCTTTGGGAGGGCACAGACGGCAAAGAGCCCATTGGTCGTGAGGAGGATACCGTCTGCTTCGGAAAAGAGTGGTATCGTTTCCCCTCATCTTACTTTCTGCCTCGGGATATGCATGCCAAGTTTGTCCGCTCCGAGTTTAGAGGTCTTCTGCCTGGTGAATTCGCTGAAGCCGAGACTGGCTTCGGCTTTTGGAGCGGCACTTGGCTCCCTACGGCGGGTATGAATGACCACAACGAGGAGGACTTGGGCAAGTACACTGAGCTCCCCGCGTGCGCATTCTTGGTCGACACTCAATACCCAGAGAGAAACGACCCTCTGCCGCCAAATGAACCCGACTACATTGCAGACGAGAAGAACTGGGAAATTGTCAAGTGCGAGCCTTTCCTTGACGCTGCCAAGACACACATGCTCGCAAGGACCCTTTGGGTTCCGGATGCGTCATTCATCCCGGACAAGTTCAAGAGAAAATGGGGCAGGCACTGTTTGTTGCAGCgaaagaaggctgctgagcCTGCTGCTGCCAGATAGAAAGCTTCAATATTTTGTGAGCGAGCGACTGCGTTGATAGCAAAAAGATAGAAAGTACTCATCTGCCAGATAGATAGACCAGGTCCAAAAAAATTGGATAGTACTCAAACAGTAATGCTCATGCATGCAGTGTGCGTCACATCGCCTCAGGTCTTATTCCTACCGCCTGCTGTGATACTCTTTTCCAAACAAATAAGGCGAGTGAGGGCCTCGAAATCCTTGATTTCAACACATCCAGGCTGTTCTCAGAGAGTCATGGTTACGCATAACGGCAGAGCCCTACTTTGCAAGAGCGTCTGGTACCACGGAAGGCATGTACCTTTCCGAAGAGCCTCAGGTACCGGTTTGTTGGTTGTAGTCAGTTGCTCATGATGAGCAACGTTTTTCTTATTTTGGCGCTCTGAGATCAACAGCCATTGACCGGTTTATGAGTATAGAATCGAGTACTTGCGAAGGAAATCCTGGTACTGAGCTGGGTGTCTGGTTAATACGATCAGCCCTCCACGGTCTCAAGTTCGGACACGCCTCCTGCCTGAGCAATAATCTTGGCATCAACTCAGTGCCTCAAACCCGGTTTGGAGCAACCTCCTCAGACGACAATATCTCGTATATAGTTTCGTATGGCGACCAGTCGTGTCCTTGGTGTAAACACTTCACAGCTGCAGCCTTCACAATAAGGAAACTGACAAGCAAGTAAAAATGAAGACAGTCTTGGCACAAAGCACCCAAAGAATCCGATGCCGAACAAGAGTCGCACAGCTGCTGCGGGATTGACGATATCCAAGACTATTCTCGCCGTCTGCCGTGTGAAGTCAGATGAGCAACCCGCACTTGGATCATGATCTCAGCGGCACATTTAAGTAAATTGAGTTAGATTCAAGAAAACAAGATTGAAAACCTTCGATGCTGTGGAGGCCGGTCGAAGTGCTACAGCCAAGGCGAAACGGTACTTTGACTATGGTGATATCATACGTCGATTTTAGCTTGTGTTAGGATTTAACGTAATGAAAACAGCGTACAACAGTGTGCATATGCAAATGGTGTGCTTGTCGTTTGTGGGGAATGCCAGATATAGTGCATTCGTATCAGAATATCCATCGCCAGGAGAGCCTAAAGTAGGTAGCCTCCCATACTCAAGCGAGCATGCTACATACTGAAGCAACCGAGTGATCTCGCTGAAGTAAGAAGTTTGATATAGATATATCACTGATTTATAATCGCTATCAAATCAGCACCGACTGTCACTCCTAGCAGTGTATTGTATGCCTGTTTCATATATATTCCACTAAAACCCAGTTCGAGAACCCGGGGAAGGAGAGTGAAGTCCGATATATTGCCCTACAACATCAGAAAAACCAATAATTCTCGTAAATAGAAACACAGATTGAGTAAGTTGCTAGTCTTCCATATCGAAAACAGAAATATCCGCTCCTGTGTTTAGAAAGTCGAACGTAAATAAAGAGTCATCTTCAGTTCGTGAACCATGATCAAGATACACTGCAGGAATATCCAAGTATTCCTCTTGGCAGGACATTCTTGGTCTCTTGGTGAGGTGCTCCGCTTCCTCAGACTGTCGCTTATGTTGAACAGGCCAGGACATTGAGACTGGGGTGCTGTTTAGTCCGATGCTTTGACCCACGTTGGCAAACCACGGTGAGCCGCTGGCCGAGTCCTCCAGTGGCTGAGTGAACGGTaagagaagggaagaatTTGAGACGGCTTCACTGATAGAACTAACTGTTGAAAAGTTCTCGGGACCTGGTGGTGTGTCTCTGAAAGAGCTCACCACGCTTTCCTGTAAAGAGCTGGATGATCTTGTTGAATGCAGACTTGACAGCTCGTTGCAGGCTAAAGAAGGGGTGCTGTTTGCTTCAGGCGATCGTTTCTGGCGCACAACTCTAACCAAAAGACCCAGGATCCTACTGAAACTTAATGCGAGGTTGTCAATATGGGCTTGCTCGGCAGCCTTTGCAAATCGATCCCGAAGAGCTTCCAAAATTGTTATTTCCTCTTCTGGCCGACTGGGGGTGCCATCCACTTCTCCTATTGGCTGCAACAAGGTATCTTTAGCAACTATGAAAGCAGCCGCTAGTGGGAAAGTTGCAGCCAACCGAGGAAGGGCTGACGTCGCAGAATCATCACTTTCAGTTACAGCGGGTTGAGTTCGAGAACTCCTTTTCGTCTTTCTTGGGCTAGGTTGGTCGAGAGATTTGTGTTGGCCTAGTACCTCTTTCAAAGCCTCAGAAAGGCGTAAATCTGGCTTTGCAGCTGTGGCCAGTAAGAAGACAAGACAGCATGCTTTAGCATCCTTGAAAGGCTGGGTGGATCTCATGTCATCATTATCTTTGCTTAAGCAAATCCTTGTTGCGAAGAAAGATAACATGAGAGAGAACGTTTCAGTGGACGTCAAAGCCTTCTGCATGATGCTATGAGTCGAAGACCACTGTTCCAATCTTTGTTGTAACTGTGCCAGTACCTGGTAATGTCTCGAAGGATGTAAGTTGGGTGCACCGGCCGCATGGAAGGCCTGGTAAACTTCATCTTGAAGCTTCGCAAGCTCTAGGCGGGCTAATAAATCGGGTGTTCCTGTTTCGGCTTCGTCAAAGGAAGGGGGGATGCCGGAATCATAGCCTGGTAGCCAGGCTGTAGATCCACGGAAAATTGCAATATTTTTATCTCTGATATATAAAGATCTAAAAACCTTGTGTCGTTCCAATATGTCTTCGGGTGGAAGGTCATCGGAAGATGCATTGATTTGATGAAGGCCCATGGTACGAGCCAGCAGACAGGCTTGGGCGAAGACGAGTTCCGCAAGCGAAGTCGTGCTGTACTGCTCGGCCACGTAACTCTGCCGTAACAG
This genomic stretch from Fusarium oxysporum f. sp. lycopersici 4287 chromosome 2, whole genome shotgun sequence harbors:
- a CDS encoding alpha-1,2-mannosyltransferase, whose amino-acid sequence is MVTSTTLNSRIGLFFLIATVASPGNFHASTAYLPSSFAMYLVTVGAAAFMNWRGGLKTSQGMFWFAAAGILGWPFAAALCAPFMLEELILLVFGDKTALWEAFVRIGRGVVSAILLLAGDYFVNLFFYKKPVSVTWNIVKYNIFSSNHGPELYGTEPWTFYFKNLALNFNLWFVLALAALPLFILQKIISPSGQGFQTGLRTVVFLSPFYMWLAIFSAQPHKEERFMYPAYPFLALNAAISLHMILTALGNSDPKTLVGKIPAKLKLLVVTLTMILSIDVAIFRVYGIWSAYSGPMKIYSPLWEGTDGKEPIGREEDTVCFGKEWYRFPSSYFLPRDMHAKFVRSEFRGLLPGEFAEAETGFGFWSGTWLPTAGMNDHNEEDLGKYTELPACAFLVDTQYPERNDPLPPNEPDYIADEKNWEIVKCEPFLDAAKTHMLARTLWVPDASFIPDKFKRKWGRHCLLQRKKAAEPAAAR
- a CDS encoding alpha-1,2-mannosyltransferase; the protein is MAPGTAQQSQQRQFVHPTASHAKKKAPSAYSMQPISAFYWFFGAALVSAWFAPIQDCDETFNYWEPTHYLSHGYGLQTWEYSPDYAIRSWLYIVFHAIIGNVRRIFPHSNKVAEFYFVRFGLAFVCAITQTILFMVTSTTLNSRIGLFFLIATVASPGNFHASTAYLPSSFAMYLVTVGAAAFMNWRGGLKTSQGMFWFAAAGILGWPFAAALCAPFMLEELILLVFGDKTALWEAFVRIGRGVVSAILLLAGDYFVNLFFYKKPVSVTWNIVKYNIFSSNHGPELYGTEPWTFYFKNLALNFNLWFVLALAALPLFILQKIISPSGQGFQTGLRTVVFLSPFYMWLAIFSAQPHKEERFMYPAYPFLALNAAISLHMILTALGNSDPKTLVGKIPAKLKLLVVTLTMILSIDVAIFRVYGIWSAYSGPMKIYSPLWEGTDGKEPIGREEDTVCFGKEWYRFPSSYFLPRDMHAKFVRSEFRGLLPGEFAEAETGFGFWSGTWLPTAGMNDHNEEDLGKYTELPACAFLVDTQYPERNDPLPPNEPDYIADEKNWEIVKCEPFLDAAKTHMLARTLWVPDASFIPDKFKRKWGRHCLLQRKKAAEPAAAR